Genomic window (Ruminococcus flavefaciens AE3010):
GAGAGAGATACCAGCCTTCTTGCAGCCGTTCATGAATGTAGAATAATTCATGCCGTTGAGCTTAGCAGCAGCAGAGATTCTTGTGATCCAGAGCTGTCTGAACTGTCTCTTCTTCTGCTTTCTGCCGATGTATGCATAGTTGCCTGACTTCATTACGGCCTGCTTAGCCATCTTGAAGTGCTTGCTCTTTGAACCCCAGTAGCCCTTAGCAAG
Coding sequences:
- the rplT gene encoding 50S ribosomal protein L20, which gives rise to MARIKGAMMTRKRRNKTLKLAKGYWGSKSKHFKMAKQAVMKSGNYAYIGRKQKKRQFRQLWITRISAAAKLNGMNYSTFMNGCKKAGISLNRKMLSEIAINDAAGFTAIADKAKAAL